A segment of the Malassezia restricta chromosome V, complete sequence genome:
AGCGATGCACGCATACTGAGTGGGGGCAAAGAATCAGTCCAGCTGGTaagctcgagcgcacggaGGAAGCCGGGGCTCGGCCGTGGTCACAGCGTATCCACGTGGCTCCTAATGAAGGAggccgtgcatgcactTCCCATGCACGCCCCTGCACAGGCCTTCTCCCCTCCACATCTTCTGGGTCCCTATGCCCACCGCCGTTGTGGTGCGCACGCCTCCTGCGCcgacggccgccgacgtACATGCATGGTTCTGCCGGCAGCATGTACTTCTGGAGCATGAGCGTGGAGAGGAGCGCGCACAAAACGCGCTCCTTCTCTCTCAGTGTGCGCCCCGTGTtctcgcgcgccatggcctggCCCTCTTGGGACTCAGCGTATCGCGCACGTTCACGGGTGAGGGCGGCAAGATACTTGTAGAGCTGCAGAACTCGACCGCGATGCACTCAACATCTGCTCTGTCGCAACATACTTTCCGCCCAGGCGATCTGTGTGCTCTTGAGGAGCATGATGCGAAGAAGCAGGCTCAGGACAtggtgcgtggcgtcgtATATCGCGTGAACGAGACGAGTCTCACGGTGGCTCTCGATGAGCGCAGTGGATCGCAGGAAGACAATGATGCTGGGCTCATGCCCCTTTTACGGGTGGTGAAACTCGCCAACGAGGCAACTTATGACCGCCTCTCTCAGACGCTCAAGAAGCTGGTGGAATTAGTGGGTGTGCCGCCCCTCTTTTCCCAGGAACGGCCCACTGATTTCGTGGGAACTCCACCGGAGATCGTCCGTGTGCTCTTGGGCTTGCGACCACCATCATGGAaggccgaggcgcctgCGTGGACGCCGATTCACCCGCGCCTCAACGATACCCAACGAGCGGCTATCTCGTTCGCCCTacgtgccgagcacctCGCCCTCATTCATGGACCCCCTGGCACTGGAAAGACCACCGCTGTGACCGAGCTGATTGTACAGCTAGCTACACTCTATCCACAAGCACGCATCCTCGTATGCGGCGCGAGCAACCTGGCCGTCGATAATCTATTGGAACGTGTCTTGGCACCTGAGTACAAAGACGCTCTAGCGCGTATAGATGCGCATGTGACACGTATAGGGCATCCTGCTCGTGTATTACCGACGCTGACCCGCGCCACACTCGACGTACAAAGCCGGCACTCGTCCGAAGGCCAACTGGCACGCGAAGTGGCACAGGAAATCGACGATCTGATGCAGGTGCTTTCTCCGCCCCGTGGTGCTCCGCGTGCAGGAAATAAAAGTGCTCGCAAGGCGCCCCGTGTGAAGGGCgaggagcggcggcgcatgtgggaGCAGGTACGAGAG
Coding sequences within it:
- a CDS encoding DNA polymerase alpha-associated DNA helicase A gives rise to the protein MPTAVVVRTPPAPTAADVHAWFCRQHVLLEHERGEERAQNALLLSQCAPRVLARHGLALLGLSVSRTFTGEGGKILVELQNSTAMHSTSALSQHTFRPGDLCALEEHDAKKQAQDMVRGVVYRVNETSLTVALDERSGSQEDNDAGLMPLLRVVKLANEATYDRLSQTLKKLVELVGVPPLFSQERPTDFVGTPPEIVRVLLGLRPPSWKAEAPAWTPIHPRLNDTQRAAISFALRAEHLALIHGPPGTGKTTAVTELIVQLATLYPQARILVCGASNLAVDNLLERVLAPEYKDALARIDAHVTRIGHPARVLPTLTRATLDVQSRHSSEGQLAREVAQEIDDLMQVLSPPRGAPRAGNKSARKAPRVKGEERRRMWEQVRELRKEFRKRDRALASTVLKRSRIVMSTCHGAGGRQLDDLSFDFCIIDEACQALDMSCWVPVLRLAPHGRVFLSGDHLQLPPTVMAEPPRPPVSRSATLPPSASLQVTMFDRILSMYGEASKAFLSVQYRMNHEIMAFPNAQLYDGKLSAHDSCAHIRLTDLGIEGNDENDAHCAPLVLYDTTGLDMYEREDDAVLSTHSRINENEASLVMRHIELLVQHGVPTASIAVLSPYAAQVHLLSQHIRTMYDMSIEVGTVDGMQGREKDVVILSLVRSNDEQQVGFLHDSRRLNVAMTRAKRQLAVIGDADTVGGEKARHDTTASRQFLRAWIEHLHSNALIEIAA